The DNA sequence ATCAGAAGCAAATGAAGCAGAGTCAAGTTCTGCAATTTTTCTACACCCTGGAACTGGAGACTACCATGATTTgtaagtttgatttttttttcttgattaatTGGGACAAATGTTTGTAATTGTCCTACTGTTAGGAAACTAGTGAAATATTGTAGTCTATGAATGTTTTGCAAATGCATCTTAGCAGAATCTAGAATCATGACAACTGATGAAGAAACTTTGTTGGATTGACTAATCTGAATAGTTAAAAATCATACAATAATCATTATGTTCTGCCTTCTGATACCAGTATGCAGTAATGTATTTCTGTGCTTGACCTGGTGATTTTCAGCTCATAGTACATGTAATGTTATCAATAATGTTAAAGATCTTACACTGGCATGTAAATTCAGTTTCCCAGAGAACCAAGGGGATGTCCTAGTTGTTGAAGTCCAAGATTCAAAAAAGGCAGTCCATGGTCAAGCCAGAATCCCAATTTCATCCCTCAGTGATAATCCTGTAAGCTCTATATTGCTATATCATCTGTAAATATTATTCTTCTCTTTTACACCACCCACATACATGACATGACATGTAATGTATCTGTTTAATATGCAGAGTGACAAAATTCGGTGGTGGCCAATATATCATGATGAACAAGAATGTGTTGGCAAGATTCAGCTTTCCATTGGCAGCACAATGACAAGTGATGAAAACAATCAAATAAAGGTTCTAACCCTACCAAACAGAAGTTTTTAAGTTCACTGATGAAAGAAGAATGAATAATATTAAGATAAGAATTGCATTGAGAAAAGGACATAACAGTTATTAGTAGAATATATCTTTAAAGTTATTAAGGAATCAAATCGGAATTTTCCCTCTCTGAGATTTATTATCAAGAATCATACATATCTGTTCTATGTGACTGAGGTTTCAGTGTACTTAtcaaaagagaaaatatttttaactttgcTCATACCATTACTAGTTGGAATTTTTTCAAACAGGACAACATGGTTTTAATCATATGATTGTCTTAATTTTGGCTAGTAACAACCAAGATGGTCAATTCTAGCTACTTCTGGCCAGTCTCAtattaatttatttcttgttGCAGAGTTCAACTGTGGTGGAAACTCAAGCTTATGATTTATTGTTGGAGGGTGCTATGCGTGCACAGCATTTCCACTGCAGAAACTTGCGACTGGATGGGCCATGGAAGTGGTTGTTAGAGACATTTGCAGACTACTATGGAGTTTCTGACTCTTATGCCAAGTTGAGGTACCCACATACAGTTAGCTAAGTTACTCTTTTCTTCTCATTATTTCTCAAATCACTTTTGCTTACCACCAATCTCTTGTAGATATCTATTACATGTAATGAATGTGGCAACTCCAACCAAGGACTGCCTGGAGCTTGTGAAAGAGTTGCTTGAACCCTTAATAAAGGCCAGAAGTGAGAGGAGATTGACCAGGCAGGAGGTAAAAATTCTCTCATGTTTCAACAATGAGCAAGCACTTATATGATTTAAGTTAGTCTGGTTTACTGGCATTCATTTGAAATCCTTGAAATGACATAGGTGGTTGAGAGGGTTTATGCAAactattacataaaaaaaatatatattgtaatTACGCACAGCGGAAATGCTTTGGGGAAGAATAATATATCCTCCTAGACAGAAgttcttcatttcttctcatcTAATATTGATCCTAACTAATTTACAGTTTATAACATTGTTATAATGTAACCTCCTGTTTGTAAATGGAGAATCAGTTAACAATTTCTTAATCCATTTTCACAGAGAAGCCTACTTTTGGACTGTGAAACTCAAATAGAAAGTCTTCTGGCTACAGTTTTCGAGAATTATAAATCACTTGATGAGAGCTCACCATCAGGTTTAACTCAGCATTTTGGTCCAGCATCCTGTTCTGCAGCACCAGCTCTGTATCCTGCCATACAAGTCTACAGCAGTCTTCATGATATACTATCTCTAGATGCTCAAACTATTCTAAGAAACTATTTGCAGGTAATTTTATATGTCATTATTGTTGAAGACTGATGCTCTTTTAGCCTTTGTGTGAATTTAAGCATTTATTCATGAATAAGATTCAGCACTATCCTTGAACAGCGAACTCTGTATGAAGCTTGCTTTTCCATGGAAGTTGTATCCTTTCAGCTCTTTCTCAGGCCAATAAGTTAGATAATATAGTATACAAAGATTAAAGTAAAAGCTCATACAAAAGTAAAATGCCTTTCTGGATCGTTTATGCAATGTTAATACATTAAATAACTCTTTTTCGTTGACAGACTGCTGCAAGAAAAAGGTGTAGAAAACACATGATGGAGACCGACGAGTTTGTGTCAAGCACCACTGAGGGTTACCTAATGGATACCATCACCATCTCAACTGCATACCTAAAGATGAAAAACCTTTGTGTTTCTATAAGAAATGAAATTCAAGCAGATATAGAGATCCACAGCCAGCATACGATCAACGGCCAGCATATATTTCCTAGGTATTCATCTAATTTCTTAACAGAAACTAATCAACAGAACATTTTCTTTCCTATTTTTCCATTCTTGTACTACTATTTGGAAATGTTTCTTTATGGTACTGACTAGATTTTGCACAGGTTTCTCTTGGTTTATCGGAATTTTATCTCGTGCCTTTTGAGACAATTATTCTTCATCGTTTCTCTTCTTAAACTATAGCCATATTTACTCCCGAGCAATAATTTCTTTTGATTACTTAATAGAATTTCTGACATCTGTACTCCAATTTTCAGTTCAATTGACCTGACAAACATCACAGCAGCCGTTTACAGCACTGAGCTGTGTAACAGGCTGAGAACTTTTCTTTCTGCATGGCCACCATCTTGTCCACAGGCGCATGTGAATGAGCTTCTAACTGCAACCGCTGACTTTGAACGGCACCTTGAGTCGTGGAATATAAGGTTTATCTAAGAAACTTCTCTGGCAGTGCACTTACAAGTACAATAGTGAACAGCATTTGAAGCCTCCATAAATTGCAATACCATTTCTCTCACATGCAACATTCTTTATGTTTGTTTTAGTCCTGTGCAGGGGGGTGTAGACTCCAGAAATTTGTTCCACAATTACATCATGGTGTGGATCCAGGATATGCAACTCAGTTTACTTGATTGTTGTAAAGCAGAAAAGGTAGCAATTTTTTAGTTactttatgaattatgaatgactaAGGAAACCATACAACAACATTTAGCAATGAAATGAGCGTCTTTAATACAATCAAAAACATACAGGTGCCCTGGTCTGGAGTAATCACCAACCATTCAACATCCCCGTTTGCAGAGCAAATGTATGAGAAGATCAAAGACAACCTTATCCTGTATGAAGTGGTAATCAATAGATGGCCTCAATACTCACTTTacctggaaaatgtaaggttctAAACACCAAAAATTCTATAAAGCCATTTgcatttaagatctctttggaATCATTTCTGTCTCACTCGCATAATCCCTTGATTCTGCATATTTTTTTCGGATTATATTTTGAAGGCTGTGGCAAATATAGAGAGAGCAATCATGAAATCCCTTGAGAAACAATACAGTGATATCTTAACCCCTTTGAAAGACAGCATACCGAAGAGGCTTCATTTGCAAGTCCAAAAGCTAGCAAGAAGACAATCCACTACTGTCAACTTGCTTCCTAATCAAGTAAGTTCTATGTGTGCTTATAAGTTTGTCCATACCTCCCCGGAACTTAAACTCAGTTTGAATACTATTAGTTTTGGCTGTTTCTGTCTACAATTTGTTTACTTATATACCTTTAGAAAGAAATCTTAATGCTTGGTTTTTTTATCCAGTTGGGAATATTCTTTAACACCATCAAAAGGATTCTTGATGTCCTACACTGTAGAGTGGAAGACATCCTAAAGTCATGGGCATCCTGTCTACCTGTCATGGGAGATAAGAAAACATTGTTTGGGGAGCAAATGAATGGAATAACCGTTCTCTTGAGAACCAAATACAAAACTTATTTGCAAGCAATAATAGGGAATCTCGTCAACAATGTAAGATTTTTCAGAATATCCAGTTCATAAGTGATCCTATAGCATAGAACATTGATGCTGTAAAATTAACCTCAACAATTCACATTTTAAACTGTTCAGTTGCAAGCTAATCGGAGCACACGTCTGAAGAAGATTCTTGAGGAAACAAGAGAAGCAGATGGAGAGGCAGAAGTGCGTGAAAGAATGCAACTGCTCAATTCACAACTCATTGACTTCATATCCAACCTGCATGAGGTCTTTACTAGCCAGATCTTTATAGCAATTTGCCGCGGATTATGGGATAGGATGGGACAGGTGAGCAACCAGAAAGGTTTATTCATGTGTTGACAACTCACATTTGACATGACTACTCATGTATAAATTGAAGTCTAAAGCCACTACTTTAATTAATTGTGCTAGATTGTTTTAAAGTTTCTGGAAGGAAGGAAGGAAAACAGGATATGGTACAATGGGTCTTGCTATGCTCTGGGGGTAACTCAATCCTTTAACTACTAACTAcatactatgtttttattataataatgtaaCTGAGACTGAATAACTGATAAAAGTGTTTGACTTTGTTTGTAGATATTGGATGACACATTTGCTTCCCAGATGCAAAGACTGCGAGGAAATGCATTGCATGAGAAGGATATTGAGCCTCCTCGCTCAGTGATTGAAGCCCGCTCTATTCTTTGCAAAGACACAACAAATGCAACTGATCCATCTACTTACTTCTACATATGATATCATTGAATTCTTTTGTAAAACCATTATATTcttttttagtatatatagtgAATAAATGTAATGATAACAGGAATATAGTTAAGTGTTCATTCTTTTTAACATGGAAAAGAAAAACCTGCCTCACTGATCTTCTTATTGTTTTAACATAGCCAGAAACCAGTTTAGTTTCGTTTTGTTTTGTGCACTTTATGCTTCAGTCAAGTTTATAGCACTTGTGACTTAATCCTCTTATCCACCCCTCAATTACTTGGCCTCCAGCCCTCCACACCAATAGGCGAACATTTAATTTTACTTTAATATGTTAAATCAAACGTGAAAATAtatgttaatttcaatttcactTTAGTTTAGAAAATTAGCTTTCTTATcagcaaaaaacaaaagaaaaagtgaatACTATGCTGTTagtgaagaataaaaaaattactagtgattgaattttttttttttttggtaaatagtgattgaaattttaatttaaaagtaagATGAAGACAAAAGATTCTCCtcaaataagttaaaaaaatgaaaaattaaaaagcccacaaaaactgcaaataaataaataaaaatgtcgCTATGCACCAACTTGCAAAAGTCTGATAGCCAATCACATTCAGAATAACTCTACGTCTCTTGCAGCATTGCGTGTTTACCGTGAATGTCGATGTTCAAAAATCCAAGGGTGTAATTAAATGTTCATGTCCTTTTGATCTGTTTTGGTTTAAGTGCtattgtttttaggatttttttttttaaataacaacgATACCTAAAACTTGAAGTATTAGGAAACTCAGCAATCCAAACCAAAGTAGAAGCAAAATTACAAAAACCTGTGTATGCAaacttatatataaataatgatatatatctattataccagaaatataaattacacCTTTAAAAACttaacgtaaaaaataaaaaataaaatccataATCATAGGAAAAAGAACTACGAACCAAAGTCCTATAATAATCCACTATATTCAATAAGTATAGTTAATTTTAGCGAGAGCAACATTATCCACGGCATAAAATGTGTACTTAGAATGTGTAATAATTAGCAAATCCGTGCCCTCGACTCTTTCATTGACAaacctttttagtttttacacaCCAATGGTGTTATATGTTAATTGATACTCAGATTTTTTGCCACTTACAAGCATGTTTGTTCATCAGTGATAATAAAGCCTGGTGCTTTCGATTATCACTATGTGCCTCAATTTCTTTGTCTATTTGAGGTTGGTATGTTATTATTCATTAATATCTAAATGAAATTGATCTGATTCTTAATCCTGTTCTGCATGATTTGAAAGCTGTTTCAGACGCGATATTGCTGGAGATATAATATCACGTATTTTCCTaaagctgttttttttttttttgacaaatttgtttaattttttatgaaatattcCTTTGATTATAGTTTGTAGCGACAATTGCAATGTgtttttttcataatttaaatattttttaaagataattgaAGTTGTATGTGTAATGATATATAATTaaagatatataatttaaatCTTGTTTGTTATACTTTGTGGATGTAATGATATATAATTAgatgaatttattttaattagttaacaagTATTTTCAAAAcagtaaaaatatataaaaaaataaataaaactacttTGTTATTCCCTCTCTTAAcaactatcctaaaaacagttGTTGACCAAaactgtttttgaaaaaaaatctgttAGAATTACTTGGAAACTAAATCCATATTGTAATAAGTGACATTCTGGTATGGTTTTCTGAGCTTTGACAGGTTTTATTAATGGCAAGTTCATACACCACTCGTTGATTTTTTCTGCATCTCTCCGACCAGGTATGTACTGTATTTTATTACATAATTATAAGGtacataatatttttcatatatcaaGTAGATTTTTAGTTTCGTAGAGTATTCAATATCCGATTAATtaataaagaataatttaaatatattttgtcaaCTCAAACCGTAATAATATACACTTTAGAGTAATATAACAACTCATCATTTTtgtcacaacaacaacaacaaaaaaacaaaacTATCTTCTATCTATTATCCATTACCATTTTAGTAAAGAAATAAATTTTCATATACCATAAATGtgaaaatatgaaatatttattttctgtcaATTTCTCTCCCACACATTTACTACTTTCCATAAACTgaaagagcaatgctagggcgCAGCAATATTTGTGATTGGTAATCATCAACTAGCCattaatgatgatttgatggtgtgagattggtgtgaaatttcatccaatgactcataTTTTTCTGctagttacatgctggccaaatgGCCTTCTAGACTTTTCCAAACTGAAAAAACGcaacttttaaaataataagatattaCTAGTTTATTCAAAGTAAGTAGTTGCTCTTATAACCTATTTAAATCAATATACATAATTATCTTAAAATTATTTCATGAAATTATGTTATAAAACTTAATAAGGATATTCAAGATTGACCtttagaaattttatttaaatggattctaatatatatttaattactgTTTGTCAAAAAAATCCTATTATATTTGTCCTTAAATCTGTTTAGATTTGATcactatttataaatttaatgtcTTACAAATTTGTAGAACTTTTGccatttattattatgattacgagataatatttaatttaatttttaaatttatctctgaggtttaatttaattcttaaattttcaattacttctatttagtcttcaaattttataaatgtgACTTATGTTAGtttttgagaaaatttttgacgcacaaatattaataaaacgcTAATATAGATAATCAGATATAACACACTTTATAAAATCACATCGTTTTAATTTTAGCACTCACACAACCCAAAAAATAAAATCGTAAGTGGTGCTATATTGATATTTTTCCTCTCACAACAAGTAATATGTCATCATTTAGAACTATTTgagcattaaaattaaaacaaggttattttacaaattttaaagtaaaatttgacTGTCTATATTAGTATTTGCATTAACGTCTGTATATAGTTAATTATCTTATAaactaatataaattatatttataaactgttaaataagataattaaaattttagaaactaaattaaaattagtatatAAATTGAGGAACCAAATTCAGTATTAATTCTATTATTACAATAGTCACCAAAAACAACTCTATTATTACAATATATCTTATTTCAGATAATTGCTCCACTAGTCCACTGATGACATAGAATTAGGTACATTGTAATTAAGATGGGTCAATAGATTTATCGTCATAAAAGGCAAGTCTATACGTAAAGAGGGAAAAAAATCTTAACATTTTATTGGTAAAAATTTCCTAATTTTGCAAAGCTTTAAATCTATATGGTATTGTTCAAATATGCTAAAACTATTCAGTATTTTCACAGCTACTTTACTGTTGGAGATGTTACGTTGGAAATATTACGTTGGTTTTCTATATTAATATTGTGTTAATGAGAATTAAATTAGAGATAAATGACACTTATTAGTAGTCAAATCCAAATTATTTTTTCCCTCAACGAATCAAAGACAATCTCTGAGATaagtaataacaaaaaaaattaaaatatctcttGCAACATAATTTCTTTTGCCCGGTATAAAATgcgcatatgtatatatataagaaattaaaatttattgttttttattattatttttaatttatcaatctagtttcttatcatattttaatatagttgaatttaaaacaaattatattaattttagtaCATGTTTGAGTGTCATTacctttataaaaaaatatttttttaataatttttttaacgtgttggacaaatttctagtagtaaaagtaaaagtattagaaaaataaaaaaatattttttagaaactgtaatttaaatttttttaaagatttttttctttttaaaaaagatgtttttcatgtaataaataaacaaaaatgtacttttatattgttatacccaaacataattaatagataaaaagatttttttataagaTATCCAAAGGTCGAAAAATTTAGATATGGAAATAAGATGAGTAATATActttaatattgtaatttttaatattattttaaattatgaaaagtacATAAATCGGACTCTCgaatttgtgtttaaaaatttttaaaaatttgggatACACATcttatttgtgtttaaaaaactaaaaaaaatttaaaaaatacaatggAACGattcgatttgtgtactccaaatttttttaaacacaaatcggagaTTCGAGAATCCGATTTTTGTACCTAAAAATCGGATATCCGAAATTTCTGTATTTCTTAAAAATCGGACAAAATCACAGCAGTTTACAATTTGAAAGAATACCATTGttaatccaatattaaaaataaaaatataaaatccaaacataaaattatttttactttttcacaggatctttaaaaaaagacaaataaaaaaaaatcttttcacaGAAACTTACTCAAAAAAGTCCTTAGTATTTTACCTTCAAAATCCATGTAAATTTCATTGCAAATACCTCTTGTTTGGTTGCTTCATGCGATCTCTTTTGGatttagttgaattttttttgtgtgaAAAGATGggtaatttattaataaattatttatctcTTAATATTATTAGAATACAATATTTATacattgaaaatataaatatatattttttgtttttatagaaACTATGATAGGAGTACGGTGGATTATAATTTAAAGTAAATCGCAATAAAAGTGTAATGGTTTGCGTTGAGTTATGTGTGAAAAAATCGCTACACCTTTTATGCGGTATGGTAGTTTTTATATAGGCAAGcattatataaaaaattgttgAAAGAATGTAACAGTTTATTTTCACACGCAACTCAACGTGAATCGCTATTCTTCTACCGCAATTTACGTCTAAATCATAATTTAGACGCAGttttcatataaataaaaaaatatatttacgaCTTTAacgtataaaaattatattttgataatattaaaaacaaataatttattttaataacttaCCTGAAAAAGTCGTGAATATCTAGTCTGTTGAGAACTTTTTGTTGTACATGACATTAATATCTTAAGGTAAGAAACAAAATgcaaaattataaacataaatataatgaaaatatatAGTATGATATTTATTTATAAGAGAATATCCCCATTTAGTAGTGCATATTCATATTCATTTCACAATGAGTCAATCTTGCAAGTTACCAATATTTTAttggaaaaaaagagaagaaaaagacaaaaaataaaaataaaaaacaagagtAGAGGGAAAGgcgaaaattggataaaaatttaaaaagaatgttCCCTCCTACTTTGTACGCCAAAATGGATGATACTAAATAGTAAATATTAGAGTAGAGTCCCTTCCCTTCCCAACAATATAAAATCCCGTCTTTTTCTCACTGTCTCTCACACTCTCTCTCTTCACCCGCTACTATTTTCTTTCGCCAGTCACACACCACTACATGGCCCACTCCAAGGCACTTCCGTGCGACTCCGACGGTGCCTGCATGCTCTGCAAGCAGAAACCACCACCGCACGAGTGCCTCACGTGCCGGACCTGCCATACCCCGTGGCACCAGCCATGTCTCCCCGCCGGCACCGGCCCTCCTACCATGGCCGAGGTCAGCACTTGGGAGTGCCCTGACTGTGCCGATCCTGCCCCTGTTCAAGCATCGGCTCCCGCCGTTGCCGGAAACTCCGACAGCTTAGTGGCGGCGATCCGGGCGATTCAGGGAGACACCTCACTCACTGACGAGGAGAAGGCAAAGAAGAGACAGGAGCTCGTTTCTCGCTCCTCGAAGCCACTCGCAGCAGCGGAGAATGGCAAAGCAGAGAAGGACATCTTCGATGGGAGTCTGAACTGCTCAATCTGCATGCAGTTGCCGGAGAGACCCGTCACGGTTAGTTTGTTCTGTTCTGGATTGCTTCTTCATGTCAATGTTCACACCATTCAATTTTTCGGAGCTGATTATTTTTTGGGTTGGGTGTGCAGACGCCGTGTGGTCACAACTTTTGTTTGAAGTGCTTCCAGAAGTGGATTGGGCAGGCAAAGCGGACCTGTGCGAACTGTCGCAGTCAGATCCCACCTAAGATGGCCGAAAACCCTCGGATTAATGACCAGCTGGCCATTGCGATCCGTTTGGCGAGGCAAATGAAGGCCACGGGGATGGTGGGTGCGGTGGCGCAGCCCAAGGTGTATGTTTCTCGAAAAAACGACGAGCTTCCAGACACTTGCTTCACCACTGAGCGGGCGAAGAAGACCGGAAAGGCCAACGCGTGCAGTGGTAAGATTTTTGTGACGATTCCTTCGGATTTTTTGGGTCCAATCACTGCTGAGTATGATCCCAGGAACAATCGTGGGGTTCTTGTTGGGGATACTTGGGAGGACAGAATGGATTGCAGGCAGTGGGGCGCCCATTTCCCTCATGTTGCGGGCATTGCTGGTCAAAAGGGTTTTGGTGCTCAGTCTGTAGCTCTTTCAGGTGGCTATGTTGATGACGAGGATCATGGAGAGTGGTTCCTCTACACTGGAAGGTAACTAACTGCTTTGCATACTCATTTGCTTGTTTTCTATGTCTCTGTTGATTGAGTTTCTTTGTGGTTGTTTTGTCTGCAGTGGTGGAAAGGACCTTAGTGGCAACAAACGCACCAACAAAACACATTCATTTGACCAGAAGTTTGACAACATGAATGAGGCCCTCAGAGTGAGTTGCCAACAAGGTTATCCTGTTAGGGTTGTGAGGTCAGtaatttcaatcatttttatAATCATTCCCCTTCATCACATGTAATTGATTGACCAAATCTATTCACGCCTTTGCCAGAAGATATCCACATTGCTTCTTTATTATTCCAAATCTATTTATGCTTATATGcaataaaatcaatttatttcattGCCTTGGCTTTTATTTCTTCTCCCAAGGTTTCCTTCTAATTTGTCTTGAGTTACTGTGTGAATATGAATGGTTTAGTCTGTTTAATTTTTTAGTTGATTCTCGTGCTTGCTCATATTTTTGGATTGTCTTAGTCATGCCTTTCATCTGAGTCTCGTGCTTCTGTGTAAATATTTTTGCCTTGTTCATGTTCTCAATCTTTGTCAGGTCCCACAAGGAAAAACGATCTGCTTATGCACCCCAATTTGGAGTGAGGTATGATGGAGTTTATCGAATAGAGAAATGCTGGCGTAAGAAGGGAATACAAGTAAGATACTAGGAAAGCCTTGTAGTTAATTACATTTAATAGATCCTAACATTTTTTCCCTATTGAATTGATTATCTTTCTCCAAAATGATCCTCAAGAGTCCTCTTTTTGGGTTAGGGTTGCTTGGTTTGCAGATATTTGTTTGTTAGATGTGACAATGAACCAGCTCCATGGACAAGGTTGGTTCCTTGTATCATTGTGTGTCTTTGTGTGAGTGCATATACATTCAATCTTGAACTTATTTGGGTCATTCATCTGCAGTGATGAACATGGAGACCGTCCACGCCCACTTCCAGTGGTTAAAGAGTTGAAGGGGGCAATTGATGTAACTGAAAGGAAGAAAGCTGCAGCATGGGATTATGATGTAAGTGGTGTTGTACAAAACTATAgtctgtttatttttcttgtatcTAAAATTCTAAATGTTATTGCATTATGAGGTATTGATTCATTTGCCCCTTTTTTCTACTAGGTTACTAGGTTAAGACAAGATAATCATCACTTGTTTTGCCCTAGATATTTTGCATATTCTTTGTTCCATTGAATTTAATTCCACCTTTATTGTTTATACATTTTAGGAGGAAAAGGAATGCTGGATGTGGAAGAGACCCCCACCACCAAGCAAGAAAATGGATGCTATAAGGTGTGAAAATGGGATAtcagaaaagataaaaattgtaCGAAAAGTCAAGACCAAGCCAGTGAGAGATAGGCTTATGAAAGGTACATGTTGCCTTGGACTTTCCTATAAAGACTTTAACCATCTCTTAAACCACTTTGATTTGATGCCTTTGCAGTTATTAGTATGTATGAGATTCTTAAGTTGATATAATTTTGCTTCTTGCTTCATCGATTTTGCAGAGTTTGCTTGCCTCTTGTGTCGCAAGGTGTTGAGCGTCCCTGTGACAACTCCTTGTGGCCACAACTTCTGCAAATCCTGTTTGGAGGGTGCCTTTTCTGGCAAAAGCTTTATCAGAAAGAGGGGAAGCGAAGGTGGGCGCACCTTGCGAGCACAgaagaatgttatgaaatgcCCTTCATGTTCAATTGACATAGCTGAATTTCTTCAGAACCCAGAGGTAGTACATCATGTCTCTTTCTAATTGTCTGAGCATATCGTTGGTGATGGTATTTGGGAAAGCATGAATTTGGTTTTACTCCCAAACTATTTTAATTAGGAAGGTGAATGTTATTGCCATTGACTATCTGTTTTTGCTTCTTGTTTTATATTTGACACCAAATGTGGATAACTTAAAATCCAAAcgttaatttgtttttattttctgttaacCCAAAGTCACTGAAAAATCTTAGGCCTTCTTTGAAATGAGATTCAATGGAGAGTTGGCAAGTTTAATTAGGTGGTGTTCACATTTAGAAATAAATCTTCTAAAGAGGATCATTCATAAATATGCAATTTACAGTTTGTATGTGATCTTGCGATTGTATTTATGCTGTTTCTGGCCTTTGCAATAGGTTAACAGACACATGATGAGTGCGATAGAAGCCCTCCTCCGCGAGGCTGAGATGGAAGAGAGTTCTGAAGTGTCCAATGACAAAAATG is a window from the Arachis hypogaea cultivar Tifrunner chromosome 17, arahy.Tifrunner.gnm2.J5K5, whole genome shotgun sequence genome containing:
- the LOC112765226 gene encoding uncharacterized protein isoform X4; this encodes MMFTEGLDDTAIQWIKQGSQVEDSKPEPDAPARSPLSERRIVSERFPRSPVLNSPVLPPLKFHTALLTPRNVAFSVGDDTDESTVSLPDDADSSDEELSAPTNLDYLERPVSHYYDEDELFGCKLPKPQRSNGILKKGGVHLHKQVHLRSLNCLDDSVEFATPPSAPPIIDADFPPQLERFSKGSPMNEQNESWPSRESVGGRSECSIEQKPSNVKATTDFAQRLDRTITENTERPHLAYYNTSCNSQYAWQTLITYDACIRLCLQAWARGCTEAPEFLKDECLTLRSAFGLHDFLLQPRGVKVKQTEGINARNSEQTFPLKMKKVVGKIRVEVRKLRIIPRRKLQITSSQRGSIYVQAGMEYVRHVSSFVKSGINSMKSASSSMGSEEPLSCLIQLQSTSEANEAESSSAIFLHPGTGDYHDFFPENQGDVLVVEVQDSKKAVHGQARIPISSLSDNPSDKIRWWPIYHDEQECVGKIQLSIGSTMTSDENNQIKSSTVVETQAYDLLLEGAMRAQHFHCRNLRLDGPWKWLLETFADYYGVSDSYAKLRYLLHVMNVATPTKDCLELVKELLEPLIKARSERRLTRQERSLLLDCETQIESLLATVFENYKSLDESSPSGLTQHFGPASCSAAPALYPAIQVYSSLHDILSLDAQTILRNYLQTAARKRCRKHMMETDEFVSSTTEGYLMDTITISTAYLKMKNLCVSIRNEIQADIEIHSQHTINGQHIFPSSIDLTNITAAVYSTELCNRLRTFLSAWPPSCPQAHVNELLTATADFERHLESWNISPVQGGVDSRNLFHNYIMVWIQDMQLSLLDCCKAEKVPWSGVITNHSTSPFAEQMYEKIKDNLILYEVVINRWPQYSLYLENAVANIERAIMKSLEKQYSDILTPLKDSIPKRLHLQVQKLARRQSTTVNLLPNQLGIFFNTIKRILDVLHCRVEDILKSWASCLPVMGDKKTLFGEQMNGITVLLRTKYKTYLQAIIGNLVNNLQANRSTRLKKILEETREADGEAEVRERMQLLNSQLIDFISNLHEVFTSQIFIAICRGLWDRMGQIVLKFLEGRKENRIWYNGSCYALGILDDTFASQMQRLRGNALHEKDIEPPRSVIEARSILCKDTTNATDPSTYFYI
- the LOC112765226 gene encoding uncharacterized protein isoform X5 — encoded protein: MNEQNESWPSRESVGGRSECSIEQKPSNVKATTDFAQRLDRTITENTERPHLAYYNTSSCNSQYAWQTLITYDACIRLCLQAWARGCTEAPEFLKDECLTLRSAFGLHDFLLQPRGVKVKQTEGINARNSEQTFPLKMKKVVGKIRVEVRKLRIIPRRKLQITSSQRGSIYVQAGMEYVRHVSSFVKSGINSMKSASSSMGSEEPLSCLIQLQSTSEANEAESSSAIFLHPGTGDYHDFFPENQGDVLVVEVQDSKKAVHGQARIPISSLSDNPSDKIRWWPIYHDEQECVGKIQLSIGSTMTSDENNQIKSSTVVETQAYDLLLEGAMRAQHFHCRNLRLDGPWKWLLETFADYYGVSDSYAKLRYLLHVMNVATPTKDCLELVKELLEPLIKARSERRLTRQERSLLLDCETQIESLLATVFENYKSLDESSPSGLTQHFGPASCSAAPALYPAIQVYSSLHDILSLDAQTILRNYLQTAARKRCRKHMMETDEFVSSTTEGYLMDTITISTAYLKMKNLCVSIRNEIQADIEIHSQHTINGQHIFPSSIDLTNITAAVYSTELCNRLRTFLSAWPPSCPQAHVNELLTATADFERHLESWNISPVQGGVDSRNLFHNYIMVWIQDMQLSLLDCCKAEKVPWSGVITNHSTSPFAEQMYEKIKDNLILYEVVINRWPQYSLYLENAVANIERAIMKSLEKQYSDILTPLKDSIPKRLHLQVQKLARRQSTTVNLLPNQLGIFFNTIKRILDVLHCRVEDILKSWASCLPVMGDKKTLFGEQMNGITVLLRTKYKTYLQAIIGNLVNNLQANRSTRLKKILEETREADGEAEVRERMQLLNSQLIDFISNLHEVFTSQIFIAICRGLWDRMGQIVLKFLEGRKENRIWYNGSCYALGILDDTFASQMQRLRGNALHEKDIEPPRSVIEARSILCKDTTNATDPSTYFYI